One Tolypothrix bouteillei VB521301 DNA window includes the following coding sequences:
- a CDS encoding ABC transporter permease has protein sequence MNWWHRLKKNPLAKFGAIVLLIFYTLVIAADFVAPYDPYASQPNGSLLPPTRVYWVSQESKQFIGPHVYPTTQGETNLETGDRELIVNFKKPSPLRLFVQGSTYRLFQLSLPLPPKWEEVDIIPGIPLNWHLFGADGEAKFNLVGTDDQGRDQLSRLLVGGRISLFIGLIGVLLTFPLGLIIGGISGYFGSWTDSIIMRLSEVLMTFPSIYLLVTLGAVLPPGISNTQRFLLIIVITSFISWAGLARVIRGQVLSIKEREYVQAAKAMGGKPLYIILRHVLPQTATYIIISATLAIPGFIGAEAVLSLIGLGIQQPDPSWGNMLSLATNASILVLQPWLIWPPAILIILTVLSFNLLGDGLRDALDPRSLQR, from the coding sequence ATGAATTGGTGGCACAGACTTAAAAAAAATCCTTTAGCAAAATTTGGGGCAATTGTGCTCTTGATTTTCTACACACTGGTCATTGCAGCTGACTTTGTCGCCCCTTATGACCCCTATGCCTCTCAACCAAACGGTTCTCTACTGCCACCAACTCGCGTTTATTGGGTTTCTCAAGAATCAAAACAATTTATTGGTCCTCACGTTTATCCCACAACTCAGGGCGAAACCAATTTAGAAACAGGCGATCGCGAACTGATTGTCAACTTCAAAAAGCCTTCACCCTTAAGACTTTTCGTACAAGGCTCTACTTACCGTTTATTTCAGTTAAGCCTACCCCTCCCGCCTAAATGGGAAGAAGTCGATATCATTCCCGGTATTCCGTTAAATTGGCATCTATTTGGTGCTGATGGTGAAGCAAAGTTTAACCTTGTCGGTACGGATGACCAAGGACGCGATCAATTAAGTCGCTTGCTTGTTGGTGGTCGAATCAGCTTGTTTATCGGTCTTATAGGAGTCTTACTTACTTTTCCCCTGGGACTGATTATAGGTGGAATCTCTGGATATTTTGGTAGCTGGACAGATAGTATTATCATGCGCTTATCTGAAGTGCTGATGACTTTCCCCAGCATTTATCTTTTGGTCACTTTAGGAGCAGTCTTACCACCGGGTATATCTAACACCCAGCGCTTCTTACTGATTATTGTCATTACTTCCTTTATCAGTTGGGCAGGATTAGCACGGGTTATACGCGGACAAGTGCTTTCCATTAAAGAGAGAGAATATGTCCAAGCCGCTAAAGCGATGGGAGGCAAACCGCTTTACATTATCCTTCGTCACGTACTGCCACAAACCGCCACTTACATCATTATTTCTGCGACTCTCGCTATTCCCGGTTTCATCGGCGCAGAAGCCGTACTCAGTCTGATTGGATTGGGAATTCAGCAGCCAGATCCTTCTTGGGGCAATATGTTATCTCTAGCAACCAACGCTTCTATTCTAGTCTTGCAACCTTGGCTTATCTGGCCGCCAGCTATTTTAATTATTCTGACAGTGCTGTCTTTCAACTTACTGGGTGATGGGCTGAGGGATGCCCTCGATCCCCGTAGTTTGCAACGGTAG
- a CDS encoding ArsR/SmtB family transcription factor, producing MKNRTKKQIDCVEKLKILGDDTRLSVLQLLMNSPRYVGEMNAILGLEQSLLSHHLQVLRRAKLVVQERDGKAVLYRLAPEVELTASKALNLGCCVLYFQENL from the coding sequence ATGAAAAACAGAACAAAGAAGCAAATTGACTGTGTAGAAAAGCTCAAGATACTGGGAGATGACACCCGTCTGTCAGTTTTACAACTCCTCATGAACAGTCCGAGGTATGTGGGGGAGATGAACGCAATTTTGGGTTTGGAACAAAGCCTGCTCTCCCATCATTTGCAAGTTTTGCGTCGGGCAAAGTTGGTTGTGCAAGAGCGTGATGGAAAAGCGGTTCTTTACCGCTTGGCTCCAGAAGTGGAATTGACTGCAAGCAAAGCTTTAAACCTTGGTTGTTGTGTTCTCTATTTTCAAGAAAATTTGTAG
- a CDS encoding phosphate ABC transporter substrate-binding protein: MLKRSQFLVSVGMGLLSCVWLQSCSSANQTASKVQDKLVLTGSSTVAPLAAEIGKQFESKHPGVRIDVQSGGSSRGISDTRQGVADIGMVSRALKSEEQDLKAFPIASDGVTIILHKDNPVSSLTDAQVVNIYTGKLTNWKQVGGKDGVIAVVNKAEGRSTLELFTHYFKLKNTDIKAQVVIGDNEQGIKTVAGNPNAIGYVSIGSAENSVAGGSSIKLLPVGGVTATTANVQNSTFPISRPLNFVTKTEPQGLAKEFINFAQSQQVSDIVKKQNFVVVSK; the protein is encoded by the coding sequence ATGCTAAAAAGATCGCAATTTTTGGTTTCTGTTGGAATGGGGCTGCTGAGCTGTGTTTGGCTCCAAAGCTGTTCTTCAGCAAACCAAACAGCAAGTAAGGTTCAAGACAAACTTGTACTGACTGGTTCCAGCACGGTAGCACCGTTAGCAGCAGAAATTGGCAAGCAGTTTGAATCCAAACATCCAGGTGTACGAATTGATGTCCAATCGGGGGGGTCTTCTCGCGGTATTTCCGATACTCGTCAGGGAGTAGCTGATATTGGTATGGTTTCCCGTGCTTTGAAATCAGAAGAACAAGATTTAAAAGCATTCCCAATAGCCAGTGATGGAGTGACGATAATTCTTCACAAAGACAATCCGGTGTCATCTCTAACTGACGCGCAAGTCGTAAATATTTACACTGGTAAATTGACAAACTGGAAGCAGGTGGGAGGTAAGGATGGGGTGATTGCGGTTGTGAATAAAGCAGAAGGGCGTTCTACCCTAGAATTGTTTACCCACTACTTCAAACTAAAAAATACCGATATCAAAGCGCAAGTGGTCATTGGTGATAACGAGCAGGGAATTAAGACTGTAGCAGGAAACCCCAATGCAATTGGCTATGTTTCTATTGGGTCGGCTGAAAATAGCGTGGCTGGTGGAAGCTCGATTAAACTGCTACCTGTTGGTGGTGTGACGGCGACAACAGCCAACGTGCAAAATAGTACTTTTCCTATTTCCCGCCCTCTTAACTTTGTAACCAAAACTGAACCTCAAGGACTGGCAAAAGAATTTATTAATTTCGCACAATCGCAACAGGTAAGTGACATTGTTAAAAAGCAAAACTTTGTTGTCGTTTCCAAATGA
- a CDS encoding hybrid sensor histidine kinase/response regulator — protein MNSWNQHLTTKVASSFLILSLFTVGVVGGVAFFKAREALKTSAFNQLRVTATLKEGEITRWFEDQQRDFLLVTQFPDVQANVKVLLNNPITDPKYKTSHEILSEYLKNVVKLKLNFKEIFIIDRTNKVILSTNKGRENEYEILASITYIETVEPGSSFDPIFYVSPETNKPSVTLAAPLRDAKGTRQGVILAHLNLERIDRIVRERKGLGKSGETYLVGSLITQNTFISKESSNIQEYPEGVSSKGIDDAMNGISGEDLYKNYANIPVIGVYRWLNDQDLALLIEMHQEEAFLPARQLAGTIVLVGLVSVGFLLVGVYWLTRQLKISRQQLENYSSKLEQKAHEAEAANRAKSEFLANMSHELRTPLNTILGFTQLLTRDPSFQSSQIEQLEIISRSGEHLLTLINDVLSMSKIEAGRTTLNENGFDMYGMLDSLEEMFRQKGESKGLKLIFERYPEVPRYVQTDESKLRQVLINLIGNAIKFTEEGGVAVRVKMGNEQTNQQAPQLDTDSRYKISTTRKLHFEVEDTGSGIAPSEMERLFRPFVQTETGRKSQQGTGLGLTISQQFVHLMGGEITVSSTLGHGTIFSFDIRVVPMERLETQIQQKRRRVLAVAPNQPKYRILIVEDKWENRYLLLQMLTSLGFEVRGAENGLEGIRLWETWEPHLILMDMRMPVMDGYEATKRIKGHLRGQATTIIALTASAFDEERAVVLSAGCDDFVRKPFREEVILEKMAQFLGVRYVYDVKDEVKSSKDETTPSSFTLEPSSLGVMSPEWITQLHQAALCTDEKQIFSLIEEIPEEYATLANSLIDLVENFRIDKIIDLTQPN, from the coding sequence ATGAATTCTTGGAATCAGCACTTAACCACCAAAGTCGCCAGTTCATTTCTCATTTTATCTTTATTTACTGTCGGTGTTGTGGGAGGCGTCGCCTTTTTTAAAGCGAGGGAGGCGCTAAAAACGTCTGCTTTCAATCAGTTGCGCGTGACTGCAACCCTCAAGGAAGGAGAAATTACTCGTTGGTTTGAGGATCAACAGCGAGATTTTTTGCTTGTCACTCAGTTTCCTGATGTACAAGCAAACGTCAAGGTACTCTTAAATAACCCAATAACTGACCCAAAATATAAAACTTCTCACGAGATTCTCTCTGAATATTTAAAGAACGTTGTTAAACTCAAACTAAATTTTAAAGAAATTTTTATTATCGATCGCACAAACAAAGTCATTTTATCCACAAACAAAGGACGTGAAAATGAGTACGAAATTTTAGCCAGTATTACGTATATTGAAACAGTAGAACCGGGCAGTTCTTTCGATCCAATTTTTTATGTTTCTCCTGAGACAAATAAACCATCAGTCACCTTAGCAGCGCCTCTTCGCGATGCTAAAGGGACTCGCCAGGGAGTCATTTTAGCTCATCTCAATTTAGAAAGAATCGATCGAATTGTTCGAGAACGAAAAGGTTTGGGAAAAAGCGGTGAAACTTATTTAGTTGGTTCCCTCATCACGCAAAACACTTTTATCTCTAAAGAATCTTCCAATATTCAAGAATATCCTGAGGGTGTAAGCAGCAAAGGTATAGATGATGCGATGAATGGCATCAGTGGAGAAGATTTATATAAAAACTATGCCAATATACCAGTGATTGGAGTTTACCGTTGGCTAAACGATCAAGACCTTGCTCTTTTAATAGAAATGCATCAAGAAGAAGCTTTTTTGCCCGCACGTCAACTAGCAGGAACAATTGTGTTAGTAGGGCTAGTATCGGTGGGATTCCTCTTGGTTGGAGTTTATTGGCTGACACGACAATTAAAAATTTCCCGACAGCAACTAGAGAATTACAGTTCCAAATTAGAACAAAAAGCTCATGAAGCAGAAGCAGCTAACCGCGCTAAAAGTGAATTTTTAGCGAATATGAGCCACGAACTCCGGACTCCCCTCAATACAATCCTCGGCTTTACCCAACTCTTGACTCGCGATCCATCTTTCCAATCTTCCCAAATCGAACAACTTGAAATTATCAGTCGCAGTGGCGAGCATTTGTTAACCTTAATTAACGATGTGCTTTCCATGTCAAAAATTGAGGCGGGCAGAACAACACTGAATGAAAATGGTTTTGATATGTATGGTATGCTGGACTCCTTAGAGGAGATGTTCCGACAAAAAGGAGAATCTAAAGGTTTAAAACTGATATTTGAGCGTTACCCTGAAGTTCCCAGATATGTGCAAACAGATGAAAGCAAATTGCGCCAGGTTTTAATCAACTTAATTGGTAATGCGATTAAATTTACAGAAGAAGGCGGTGTGGCGGTTCGCGTGAAAATGGGGAACGAACAAACAAACCAGCAGGCTCCCCAATTAGATACAGACTCACGATACAAGATCTCGACAACTCGTAAACTTCATTTTGAAGTAGAAGATACTGGTTCCGGAATTGCACCCTCTGAGATGGAGAGATTGTTTAGACCTTTTGTTCAGACAGAAACTGGTCGGAAATCTCAGCAAGGGACAGGTTTGGGTTTAACCATCAGCCAACAATTCGTGCATCTGATGGGAGGTGAGATTACTGTAAGCAGTACATTGGGTCATGGGACCATTTTTTCTTTTGACATACGAGTTGTCCCGATGGAAAGGCTGGAAACTCAAATTCAGCAAAAACGACGGCGCGTTCTTGCTGTCGCTCCAAATCAGCCCAAATACCGCATTTTGATAGTTGAGGATAAATGGGAGAATCGCTACCTCTTGCTCCAAATGCTGACATCTCTGGGCTTTGAGGTCCGGGGAGCAGAAAATGGTTTAGAAGGGATTCGTTTGTGGGAAACTTGGGAACCGCATCTAATTTTAATGGATATGCGGATGCCAGTCATGGATGGGTATGAAGCAACTAAACGCATCAAAGGTCATTTAAGAGGTCAAGCGACGACCATCATTGCTTTGACAGCAAGTGCATTTGATGAGGAAAGAGCTGTCGTTTTGTCTGCGGGATGCGATGATTTTGTACGCAAGCCCTTCCGGGAAGAAGTCATTCTAGAAAAAATGGCTCAGTTTTTAGGAGTTCGTTATGTCTATGATGTCAAGGATGAAGTTAAAAGCAGCAAGGATGAAACAACGCCTTCGTCCTTTACCCTAGAACCCTCATCCTTGGGAGTTATGTCTCCTGAATGGATAACACAACTTCATCAAGCCGCGCTTTGCACTGATGAGAAGCAAATTTTTAGCTTGATCGAAGAAATAC
- a CDS encoding Npun_R2479 family HD domain-containing metalloprotein: MFNATEILIDNFVQQIREGYTRTYGCYKHDYQDIIAWAGNMALENIANSDALYHNVEHSILVTLVGQEILRGKHIREGGVSSEDWLHFIISLLCHDIGYVKGVCRQDREEEGLYGTGKDGKMISLSPGASDASLTPYHVDRAKLFIDERFGGHKLIDSEVIKRNIELTRFPVPAVDDHQDTHSFAGLVRAADLIGQLSDPRYLKKITSLFYEFEETGMNKVLGYQNPADLRKNYAKFYWNVVYQYIHDALRYLSLTQQGKQIIANLYSNVFVVEHEKSQEDNLLLMEKLRA; the protein is encoded by the coding sequence ATGTTTAATGCAACTGAGATTTTAATAGATAATTTTGTCCAGCAAATTCGTGAAGGATACACTCGTACCTATGGCTGTTACAAGCATGATTACCAAGATATCATAGCTTGGGCAGGTAACATGGCTTTGGAAAATATTGCCAACAGTGATGCTTTGTATCATAACGTAGAACATTCCATCTTAGTCACTTTAGTTGGGCAAGAAATTTTGCGTGGGAAACATATACGTGAAGGGGGGGTTTCCAGTGAAGACTGGTTGCATTTTATTATTTCCTTACTTTGCCATGACATTGGTTATGTGAAAGGGGTATGCCGTCAAGACCGAGAAGAAGAAGGGTTGTATGGTACGGGTAAAGACGGAAAAATGATTAGTCTGTCACCAGGTGCGTCTGATGCCAGCCTCACGCCTTATCACGTTGATAGAGCTAAACTCTTTATAGATGAACGTTTTGGCGGTCATAAACTGATCGATTCTGAGGTAATTAAGAGAAATATTGAATTAACTCGCTTCCCAGTACCAGCTGTCGATGACCACCAAGATACGCATAGCTTTGCAGGGTTGGTGCGTGCGGCTGATTTAATCGGTCAGTTAAGCGACCCCCGTTATTTAAAAAAGATTACTTCCTTATTTTATGAGTTTGAAGAGACTGGGATGAATAAGGTATTGGGTTATCAAAACCCGGCTGACTTACGCAAAAACTACGCCAAGTTTTATTGGAATGTCGTCTATCAATACATTCACGATGCGTTACGTTACCTTTCTCTCACCCAACAAGGCAAACAAATTATTGCCAATCTTTACTCTAACGTGTTCGTTGTAGAACACGAAAAATCTCAAGAAGATAACCTCTTGCTGATGGAGAAACTGCGTGCATAA
- the pstA gene encoding phosphate ABC transporter permease PstA, whose translation MTKPILRSKDWLPAIVVWTTAVLVTALFFWILSDLLWHGMGHVSWKFLTTEPENAGREGGIASILVSTFLIMGVCMAVSIPIGIGTAVLLAEFTPTQNWFGAMVRRSLDVLAGVPSIVFGLFGNVFFCKVLGLGFSILSGGLTLACMVLPILIRSTEEGFRAVPNEYRLGAAALGFSRTTTLFQLLLPAAVPGLLVGLVLGIGRAIAETAALIFTSGYVDRMPESLLDSGRALSVHIFDLSMNISGGDANAYASALVLLLVLLLINGTAAWIAERWLHKRFFSI comes from the coding sequence ATGACTAAACCCATTTTACGCTCCAAAGATTGGCTCCCTGCAATTGTTGTTTGGACAACTGCTGTTTTGGTGACTGCTCTGTTTTTTTGGATACTCAGCGATCTTCTTTGGCATGGTATGGGGCATGTGTCGTGGAAATTTCTAACGACCGAACCGGAAAACGCGGGTAGAGAGGGGGGAATTGCGAGCATTCTTGTTTCTACTTTCTTGATTATGGGAGTTTGTATGGCAGTTTCCATTCCCATTGGTATTGGTACGGCTGTTTTGCTAGCCGAGTTTACCCCAACACAAAACTGGTTTGGTGCTATGGTGCGGCGTAGTTTAGATGTACTGGCTGGGGTCCCTTCTATCGTCTTTGGATTGTTTGGCAATGTCTTTTTTTGTAAAGTTTTAGGGCTGGGGTTTTCCATATTGTCGGGAGGATTGACCTTGGCGTGTATGGTGCTACCAATCTTAATTCGTTCTACAGAAGAAGGATTTCGCGCTGTTCCAAATGAATATAGATTGGGAGCCGCAGCCCTTGGCTTCTCCCGCACGACCACTCTATTTCAATTGTTGTTACCTGCTGCGGTTCCTGGATTGCTTGTGGGATTGGTGCTTGGTATTGGTCGGGCGATCGCAGAAACTGCTGCTCTAATTTTTACAAGTGGATACGTAGATAGGATGCCAGAATCGCTGCTAGACTCCGGGCGTGCTCTTTCGGTTCATATTTTTGATTTATCAATGAATATCTCTGGAGGAGATGCTAATGCCTACGCTTCAGCATTAGTATTACTGTTAGTATTGCTATTGATTAATGGTACAGCAGCATGGATTGCAGAACGTTGGTTGCATAAAAGATTTTTTTCTATATAA
- a CDS encoding protein-tyrosine phosphatase family protein, whose protein sequence is MVKRRYNFAAASDLEPIVFGASRPGYSAQNVSDWIHFVKCHGIQRVCCLLPDLQLARYSDLLGTYQQVFGVERVCWAPIEDFQLVNSETLLQKILPFLAAADQLGEKVVVHCSGGIGRTGHVLAAWLVSRRGLSNSEAIASVKRTGRNPYEAAIVALLKGRNPWKVVAQLNALLDNCRANDMY, encoded by the coding sequence ATGGTTAAAAGGAGATATAACTTTGCGGCTGCAAGTGACCTCGAACCAATCGTTTTTGGTGCCTCAAGACCGGGGTATTCTGCCCAAAACGTATCCGACTGGATTCACTTTGTAAAGTGTCATGGTATACAACGGGTTTGCTGCTTGCTTCCCGATCTCCAGCTAGCGCGTTACTCAGATCTCTTAGGAACCTACCAACAGGTATTTGGGGTAGAACGAGTTTGTTGGGCACCGATTGAAGACTTTCAACTTGTTAACAGTGAAACCTTGCTCCAAAAGATTCTGCCGTTCCTAGCAGCAGCAGACCAGCTTGGGGAGAAGGTCGTCGTCCACTGTTCTGGCGGGATTGGTCGAACGGGACATGTTCTAGCGGCTTGGTTAGTGAGTAGACGAGGATTATCCAACTCAGAGGCAATTGCATCCGTAAAGCGGACGGGAAGAAATCCGTATGAAGCGGCAATTGTTGCTTTACTTAAAGGTCGCAATCCTTGGAAAGTTGTAGCACAACTGAACGCACTTTTAGATAATTGTCGTGCTAATGATATGTACTAG
- the pstC gene encoding phosphate ABC transporter permease subunit PstC has protein sequence MTLLKSKTLLSFPNDLWLVWILRFLTVIAGAIALLIIVFLILESLPVLNHIGLTRFFTDSSWNPTVGLYNLFPMLLGTLLAMLGSVLIATPVGILSAVFCQFYAPKAVAKLYRRLIELLAGIPSVVYGFWGLVVLVPSISKIHPPGPSLIAGIAILTVMILPTIALVADASLAKVPTSYLQGATALGLSRWATIRKVVFPSARSGLFTGLILETGRAIGETMAILMVCGNVVQVPKSLFDPIRTLTANIALEMAYATGDHRSALFVSGLVLMGAIVLLVAVAEVISQGKIYD, from the coding sequence GTGACATTGTTAAAAAGCAAAACTTTGTTGTCGTTTCCAAATGACCTATGGTTAGTTTGGATACTCCGCTTCCTCACCGTAATAGCAGGAGCGATCGCACTTTTAATTATCGTCTTTTTGATTTTGGAGTCGTTACCAGTCCTCAACCATATAGGGCTCACTCGATTTTTTACCGACTCTTCTTGGAACCCAACTGTAGGGCTGTATAATCTCTTCCCCATGCTTTTGGGTACACTCTTGGCGATGCTTGGGTCTGTGCTAATTGCTACACCAGTTGGAATTTTGTCTGCTGTTTTTTGCCAATTTTACGCTCCAAAAGCAGTCGCAAAGCTCTATCGCCGCTTAATAGAACTATTAGCGGGAATTCCTTCTGTAGTTTATGGTTTCTGGGGACTGGTAGTGCTCGTTCCTTCCATTAGCAAGATACATCCACCAGGACCCAGCCTTATTGCTGGCATTGCTATTCTGACAGTGATGATACTGCCAACCATTGCACTTGTTGCTGATGCAAGTTTGGCAAAAGTCCCAACCTCTTACCTTCAAGGAGCTACAGCCTTGGGATTATCCCGTTGGGCTACCATTCGCAAAGTTGTATTTCCATCTGCCAGATCGGGATTATTCACAGGTTTAATTCTTGAAACTGGTCGTGCGATTGGAGAAACAATGGCAATTTTAATGGTGTGCGGTAATGTCGTACAAGTTCCAAAAAGTCTGTTTGACCCCATACGAACACTAACAGCTAATATTGCCTTGGAAATGGCATACGCTACAGGGGATCACCGTTCTGCATTGTTTGTGAGCGGGTTGGTGCTAATGGGAGCGATTGTATTACTGGTTGCTGTTGCAGAAGTTATCAGTCAGGGAAAAATTTATGACTAA
- a CDS encoding phosphate ABC transporter ATP-binding protein, with translation MIVNASNRTTETFIQTENLTLQYGQKTAFANVNLSVNAGEILALVGPSGCGKTSFLSCLNRLTDMIPNCQVKGAIRIGSVEVLNPKINATALRRQVGMIFQKPNPFPLSIWKNMELPLREHGIRNREEIDRIVETSLLDVGLWDEVKDRLHTSALALSGGQQQRLCIARALGLQPEALLLDEPCSALDPISSGIVEDLITSLRQRYTLIIVTHNLAQAKRIADKVALFWVQGGVGQLVESGKVEQIFNSPQHPLTAAYITGARG, from the coding sequence ATGATAGTAAATGCCAGCAATAGAACGACTGAAACATTCATTCAAACAGAAAATTTAACTCTACAATACGGGCAAAAAACAGCCTTCGCTAATGTTAACTTGAGTGTAAATGCAGGGGAAATATTGGCATTAGTTGGCCCTTCAGGTTGTGGGAAAACAAGTTTTCTCAGTTGCTTGAACCGTTTGACAGATATGATTCCAAACTGTCAAGTCAAAGGCGCAATTCGGATTGGTTCTGTAGAGGTACTCAACCCTAAAATTAACGCGACCGCACTGCGGCGTCAAGTCGGGATGATTTTTCAAAAACCCAATCCCTTTCCTTTATCCATTTGGAAGAATATGGAATTACCACTGCGAGAACACGGTATCCGCAACCGCGAGGAAATTGATAGGATTGTAGAAACAAGCCTACTGGATGTGGGATTGTGGGATGAAGTCAAAGACCGATTGCATACTTCTGCTTTAGCACTTTCAGGCGGACAGCAACAGCGTTTGTGTATAGCGAGAGCTTTGGGTTTGCAACCAGAAGCCCTGCTTTTGGATGAACCTTGTAGCGCCCTCGATCCCATTTCCAGTGGGATTGTCGAAGATTTAATTACTAGTTTGCGTCAGCGCTATACCTTAATAATTGTGACGCACAACTTAGCCCAAGCCAAGCGCATTGCAGACAAAGTTGCCTTATTTTGGGTTCAGGGCGGCGTTGGACAGCTCGTTGAGTCGGGAAAGGTGGAGCAAATTTTTAATTCTCCCCAACATCCCCTGACAGCTGCTTATATAACGGGTGCAAGGGGTTAA
- a CDS encoding PstS family phosphate ABC transporter substrate-binding protein, with amino-acid sequence MPQKSETTVLILALLITVGLVGGGVWWFMKHSGLDIGGLANNQSQPLGQSKVESFSSVQNVPSGVFNYGGSTSWVSIRKTVDPVIENVWPQFRLRYTDPDRSAPSSQTGIQMLLDNQLSFSQSSVPIPNEAYEQARQRGFSLQEIPVAIDGVAIAVNPSLNIKGLTVAQFNDIYAGKITNWNQVGGPNLKIIPYGKKDRDSGSHIVFMPTTTEALRQVAVNPGGIYYTSAPLVISQCNVKPLPVGRNSNELVSPYKLPFIPLSQCPQQRNQVNVEAFLSGQYPLSRRLLVVIKQNNQLDQQAGEAYARLLLTAQGQELITKAGFVSIR; translated from the coding sequence ATGCCCCAAAAGTCCGAAACCACTGTTCTCATTTTGGCTCTGCTTATTACAGTGGGATTAGTAGGAGGTGGTGTTTGGTGGTTCATGAAGCACTCAGGTCTTGATATAGGTGGTTTAGCCAACAATCAATCGCAACCACTAGGGCAGTCCAAAGTTGAAAGTTTTTCCTCCGTACAGAACGTACCATCTGGAGTGTTTAACTACGGTGGTAGCACGAGTTGGGTCTCTATCCGCAAAACAGTAGATCCGGTTATTGAAAACGTATGGCCTCAGTTTCGCTTGCGCTATACCGATCCCGATCGCAGTGCTCCTAGTTCTCAGACAGGTATCCAGATGTTGTTAGACAATCAACTCTCGTTTTCTCAATCTTCTGTTCCGATTCCCAATGAAGCATACGAGCAAGCGCGACAGCGGGGTTTTTCGCTTCAAGAAATACCTGTGGCAATTGATGGCGTTGCGATCGCTGTTAACCCAAGCTTGAATATCAAAGGTTTAACTGTAGCCCAATTTAATGATATTTACGCAGGCAAAATCACCAACTGGAACCAAGTGGGTGGTCCAAACCTAAAAATTATACCCTACGGTAAGAAAGACCGAGATTCTGGGAGTCATATTGTATTTATGCCAACGACAACAGAGGCTTTGCGTCAAGTAGCGGTCAATCCTGGGGGGATTTATTACACCTCTGCGCCCTTGGTAATATCGCAGTGTAACGTTAAGCCTTTGCCAGTGGGTCGTAACTCCAATGAACTCGTTTCTCCTTACAAGCTACCTTTTATTCCCCTGTCTCAATGTCCGCAACAACGCAACCAAGTCAACGTAGAAGCCTTTTTAAGCGGTCAGTATCCCCTAAGTCGGCGATTATTAGTGGTGATTAAACAGAACAATCAGCTTGACCAACAAGCAGGTGAAGCTTATGCTCGCTTACTACTGACCGCTCAAGGACAGGAATTAATTACAAAAGCTGGGTTTGTCAGCATCCGCTAG